A stretch of the Rhodothermales bacterium genome encodes the following:
- a CDS encoding ABC transporter permease: MLKLLKLAWRDIWRNRRRSLITMAAIVFSLFLITGFHSLQNGTYDAMEEVAVRIFTGDVQIHREGYYDERTFSYAMEGDEYDWDSLADEYEEIEFAARRITGFGLLSSDSSSVGGIIVGIDPAREYGISTFASAPVEGERLQPGDDHEVMLGRTLANNLALGVGDTVVVLTQGFRNAMGADLYVIKGLLRSGNPEVDRSMMIMTVEDADFLFSMEGRFTELVIKTADFRDSDRLARQLEDRFDSDRFEVMGWKSLLPELQQARAMDDIGNYVFYAFLLIMVGFEIFNTTMMSVMERVREFGVIMSIGMKPWQITLLIAMELILKTLLSVAVGFGIAFIVVSYMHANPIPLPEDWSAMYEDFGFSVPAISFSARPHIFYEPLMWIGVIAVIALIYPILRMRRFSPVEALRTMK; this comes from the coding sequence ATGCTTAAGCTCCTCAAACTGGCCTGGCGCGACATCTGGCGGAACCGCCGGCGAAGCCTGATCACGATGGCGGCCATCGTGTTTTCCCTGTTCCTGATCACGGGCTTCCATTCGTTACAGAACGGTACATACGACGCCATGGAGGAGGTGGCCGTGCGCATCTTTACCGGCGACGTCCAGATTCATCGCGAGGGCTACTACGACGAGCGGACTTTCTCCTACGCGATGGAAGGGGATGAGTACGACTGGGATTCGCTGGCCGACGAATACGAGGAGATCGAGTTCGCCGCGCGGAGAATCACCGGATTCGGTTTGCTGAGTTCGGACTCCTCCAGTGTCGGTGGCATCATCGTCGGGATCGATCCGGCCCGCGAGTATGGCATCAGCACGTTTGCCTCGGCTCCGGTTGAGGGAGAACGACTTCAGCCCGGCGACGATCACGAGGTCATGCTCGGCCGAACACTGGCGAACAATCTCGCGCTTGGGGTGGGAGACACGGTCGTCGTCCTGACGCAGGGCTTCCGCAATGCGATGGGTGCAGATCTCTACGTCATCAAGGGGCTGCTGCGATCCGGAAATCCGGAAGTCGACCGATCAATGATGATCATGACGGTAGAGGATGCGGACTTTCTGTTTTCGATGGAAGGGCGGTTCACGGAACTTGTCATCAAGACGGCCGACTTTCGTGACTCCGATCGACTGGCGCGGCAGCTCGAGGATCGGTTCGACAGCGACCGGTTCGAGGTGATGGGCTGGAAGTCTTTGCTGCCCGAGCTCCAGCAGGCGAGGGCGATGGACGACATCGGCAACTATGTGTTCTATGCCTTCCTGTTGATTATGGTTGGCTTCGAGATCTTCAACACGACCATGATGAGTGTCATGGAGCGGGTCAGGGAATTCGGTGTGATCATGTCGATCGGAATGAAGCCGTGGCAGATTACGCTGCTCATTGCGATGGAGTTGATCCTCAAGACGCTGCTCTCGGTTGCTGTTGGCTTCGGGATCGCGTTCATCGTGGTCTCCTATATGCATGCGAATCCGATTCCCTTACCGGAGGACTGGTCGGCGATGTACGAAGATTTCGGATTCTCCGTGCCCGCGATTTCGTTCTCGGCGCGGCCGCACATCTTCTACGAG